The genomic region GGAGGGCTCACCCACACCTATCCAAAGTTGATGCTTAAAACTCCTAAGGTTCTGACTAACAAGCGATTGAAGGTGGACAACTCGAAACTGAGCATTCGTCGCCAGTACCTGTTCGAGGGATTCGGCACCAAGCTGATGATCGACTTCTGCCTGGAGTAGGCATCCGTTGGGATGGCGAGCGCCTTGCCTAAGCTGCGAAGGCCGAGGGCGGTTCGCTGCGCGGCATTTTCAAGTTGTTGGCTTGGCCAAGTTTAAGCTTTTTGTAAGCTTTCAAATGGGATTTGACGCTGCCTGCAAAGCGTCTCACCTATTGCACTTCCGATGCGGGTTTTTACAAATGAGGCTGCCACAGTGAACGCCCTAAGGCGAGCTGACGAGCGTTTGCTGGTCGAGTCGTGGGACGATCCGCTGGCCTTCGGCCGTTTGTTTTCCGCTCTCGACCTGGACGCGTACGCGACCTCTCGAGCTCAGGTCTTTTCCGCGGCGGGATGGGACGAGGATGGCGTGGCGGAAGCGGATCTGATGCTGCGCAATGAGGCGCTGAAGGAGGCATTGGAGTCGGGGGAAGACATTTACCTGCTGTTTGGCGGCTCCTTGCTGGACCAGCTGCAGCTTTCCCAGATTCTGTTTTGGCTCTCCTTTCATTCGGAACGGGCTCTCAAGCAGGTTCGCGTGATGGTCATCGATGGACCGCTTTGCGTTTTCGAGGAGGGGGCGTTGCTCGAGGTGGCCCGGGAAGGGGAGGCGCTCGATTTTCCGATGCTGGACGCTTATCGAAGCGCTTGGATGGCAGTGACGGCTCCAGATGTTTCCCATGTCGAGTTCGCGTATCGCCGGCTGCAAAGCGGTCCGTGGTCGTCGCTATGCGCCGCCTTGGAGCGTTGGCTGCAGGAGCTGCCCAGCTCGGAAAACGGGCTTTCCATCTCTCAATGCCAGATTCTGGACGCGGTGCGTTTGGGTATCGGGTTTCCGCAGGAGCTTTTCGAAGCGGTGGATCAGACCGAAGCGGCGAGCTTTCGAACCAATTGGGAGTTCTGGCAGTTGCTCGATCACCTGTGTTCGGGCCAGGATCCGCTGCTGGCGGTGGCCGGCGGGAGGCCGTTTCTTTGTCCCCCTCGAGCTTTGGCGTGGATCCCGTTTCACGATCAGAAGCTGGAGTTGACCGAGCGTGGACGCGCCCTGCTGGATGGCAGGGGCCATTTGATGGATGGCGAGGTCGTGGAACGCTGGCTGGGCGGAGTGCGCATTTCCGAGGAGTCGCGCCGTTTTTGGGATTACGCGACGCGGGCGGTGGTTTCGCAACGTCGTCCGACAGTCCCGACAGCCTAGGTCTTTTCGAGATTTGGCTAGGCCGACGCCGCTTTCAGGCAGATCTGGTCGATCAAGGCGACGATCTGTTCCACGTCGGGTTTCGCCAGCTGGGCGTCCGCTCCGACCGAGGCGCACTTGGCGCTCATCTCCTTGTTGATGAGGGAGGAGTAGACGATGACCTTGGGAGGGTCTTTCTTGCAAAGTTCGGCCTTGATACGTCGGCAGAGTGTGAGTCCGTCCATCTGCGGCATTTCGATGTCGGTCAACACCAGGTCGTAGGGGCATTCGCTGGGGTCGTCCTGAGCTTCGATCATCATGGAGAGGTGTCGAAAGGCCTCGAGCCCGTTTTCGAAGGCGTCGATTTGCAGGTAGCCGGCATTGCGCACGATGTCGGTGGTGATGTTGCGCACCATCTTGGAATCCTCCGCGTAGAGGATGCGGACGCTGTCGCGGCCTTCCAGAGGCCCTTCGAGCGGATCCAGAGGCTTGACGGGGCGGTGGGCGCTGGGGAAGTAGGTCAGCATCAGTCTTTCCAGATCCAGGATGATGATGATGTTGTCGTCCAGGGTCACTGTGCCGGTGGAGAATCCTCCAGCCGATTCGCCGTTCACCTTTTCTCCCAGCGGCTCGAAATCTTCCCATGAGGTTCGGTGGATCTTGGAGATGCCGTCGATGAGGAAGGCTGTGGTTTGCTTGTTGAAGGTGGTGACGAGAATGAGCTGTCGGTCCGGGTTGACGGCGTTTTCGTCGTAAGGGACGCCCAGGGCCGCTTTGAGGTCCATCAGCATGACGGGCTTCTGGTGGATATGGATCATGCCCAAGGTCGCGTGCGGGGCCTGGGCCACCTTGGTGACCTCCACGCTGGCTCGGGACAGAACGCGTTGCACCTTGGAGACGTTGATGCCGTAGCTGATGTCGCCGAGGAAGAATTCTATAAATTCCACCTCGTTGGTTCCGGATTCCAGCAAGATGGCGTCTCGAGAGGTAGCGGGAGCGTTCATTTCTAGTGTCGCGAAGGTCGGGGATGGGAACGGGGCAAGGCGCGATTCGGGGATTCTTCTATCGGATGCTTGCCCTGGGCGTTTAGGAAAAATCCTTGCATGAGCGAGGATTCGCCCTCGGATCCCTTAGGAAAGACACTTGGAAGACCGTTTCGGGGTCGATTTTCCGCAAAGGCTGCACAAGTTACGCCAGCACGAATGGACAAATACACAGTAGGACAGCGTTTTGTGAGCGAACCGGAGCCGGAGCTGGGCTTGGGCATGGTGAGCGAAGTGGATGGCTATCGGGTTTCCATCAGTTTTCCCTCCTCGGGCGAGCAGAGGATCTACGCTGCCGGGACTCCCGTGCTCAAACGTGTCGTCTACCGAGCTGGCGAGCGGGTCAACACCCGTGATGGAGCGAGTTTCACCGTGGAGACGGTGCAGGAAGTCGATGGGCTGCTCGTTTACACCGGCGAAAACGGATCCGCTAGGGAGGACCAGCTCTCGGAGGCGGGCGGCTTCAGTCACCCTCAGGATCGTCTGATGGGAGGGCAGGTCGACGGGCGCGAGGTGTTCGAACTGCGGTATCGAGCCCTGAAGACGCAAAACGCGCTGCGCAGCTCCGATTTGCGCGGCTTTTTCGGGGGTCGCGTGGATTTGATCCCCCATCAGTACTATATCCTCAAGGAAGTGTCGGAGCGGCAGCTGCCGAGGGTGCTGCTGTCGGACGAAGTCGGCCTGGGCAAGACCATCGAAGCCTGCTTGATCCTGCAGCGTCTGCGCTCGGTCGGTCGGGCCAGCCGGGTTCTCATCCTGGTTCCGGAACCCTTGGTGCACCAGTGGTTCGTGGAGCTGCTGCGCCGCTTCAACCTGTGGTTTAGCATTTTCGACGAAACGCGTTGCCAG from Pelagicoccus sp. SDUM812003 harbors:
- a CDS encoding chemotaxis protein CheW translates to MNAPATSRDAILLESGTNEVEFIEFFLGDISYGINVSKVQRVLSRASVEVTKVAQAPHATLGMIHIHQKPVMLMDLKAALGVPYDENAVNPDRQLILVTTFNKQTTAFLIDGISKIHRTSWEDFEPLGEKVNGESAGGFSTGTVTLDDNIIIILDLERLMLTYFPSAHRPVKPLDPLEGPLEGRDSVRILYAEDSKMVRNITTDIVRNAGYLQIDAFENGLEAFRHLSMMIEAQDDPSECPYDLVLTDIEMPQMDGLTLCRRIKAELCKKDPPKVIVYSSLINKEMSAKCASVGADAQLAKPDVEQIVALIDQICLKAASA